A window of the Bradyrhizobium ottawaense genome harbors these coding sequences:
- a CDS encoding FAD binding domain-containing protein: MTPATMTTAQGPEFRAAGTDLSERRRSGVSTGPLIDIAAQPDMTSMLWGADGTLRIGAFTTIAAIASDSRIAAAYPGLAASAQGLATPQIRHLATLGGNLAQRSRCWYYRNPQIACLKKGGSDCPARTGNHLYGVAFDLGPCVAPHPSTLAAALLAYDASVLTNQRGCLTIADLFGDGSDGTADNALRPGELIKGVELPVALTGERALYKRAISRTHAEWPLVEICARAVVKDGAFQFIRLTAGGIAPVPLRLAAVETALQGQPASAANIASAAGLAASGAKPLPMTGYKLDLLQGLVQDLLERLAT, from the coding sequence ATGACACCGGCAACCATGACCACCGCGCAAGGTCCGGAATTCCGCGCTGCCGGTACCGATCTTTCCGAGCGACGCCGCAGCGGCGTCTCGACCGGACCGCTGATCGATATTGCCGCGCAACCCGACATGACAAGCATGCTGTGGGGCGCGGATGGCACGTTGCGCATCGGCGCCTTCACGACGATCGCCGCCATCGCCAGCGACAGCCGCATCGCCGCCGCCTATCCCGGCCTCGCGGCATCCGCGCAGGGTCTGGCGACGCCGCAGATCCGTCACCTTGCGACGCTGGGCGGCAACCTCGCACAGCGCTCGCGCTGCTGGTATTATCGCAATCCGCAGATCGCCTGCCTGAAGAAGGGCGGATCGGATTGCCCGGCGCGAACTGGCAATCATCTCTATGGCGTCGCCTTCGATCTCGGCCCCTGCGTGGCGCCGCATCCCTCGACGCTTGCCGCCGCACTTCTGGCTTACGACGCCAGCGTTCTCACCAACCAGCGCGGTTGCCTGACCATCGCCGACCTGTTCGGCGACGGCTCCGACGGCACCGCCGACAACGCGCTGCGGCCGGGCGAATTGATCAAGGGCGTCGAGCTGCCTGTCGCGCTGACCGGCGAGCGCGCGCTGTACAAGCGCGCCATCAGCCGCACGCATGCGGAATGGCCGCTGGTCGAGATCTGCGCCCGCGCCGTGGTCAAGGACGGCGCGTTCCAGTTCATTCGCCTCACCGCCGGCGGCATCGCCCCGGTGCCGCTGCGCCTTGCGGCCGTCGAAACCGCGCTGCAGGGCCAACCGGCGAGCGCTGCCAACATCGCCAGCGCCGCCGGACTTGCCGCGTCAGGCGCAAAGCCGCTGCCAATGACGGGCTACAAGCTCGATCTGTTGCAGGGCCTGGTGCAGGATCTGCTGGAACGGCTGGCCACATAG
- a CDS encoding molybdopterin-dependent oxidoreductase — translation MSTMTINGQLAPLPDDPDALLIEVVRDTLDLTGTKLVCGAGVCGACTVLLDGAPVVSCLMPARAAAGKAVTTVEGIGAAKLHPVQKAFMAHDALQCGFCTPGFIVEAAAFHDRWRAAKGTATPSREEIGAALSGHLCRCGAYDGIFRAVADACTGRFDSDAVASPPRMEARDKVTGAAKYTVDIHHDGQLEGVILRSPFAHARIGELDLAPARAIPGVGAVISLLDDDRVVRYVGAPIAAVAAKDRKTALAAIGAIRIASERLPAAIGLEEARKADAPVVFEKPDRKKAGNVSEGGGSPAPWKGNIRGPSAAFSRKPKQVKSWVADAHEAKNPLLVEGTFRTGTQSHACLEPHAAVARFDGDVLTVHVSTQAVFHLMELIAKRFKLDHDKVRVIADHVGGGFGSKASLGMETIAAIELARAAKAPVRMAYDRHEELSVTGYRPAAEVKISLLPSAQGELKALSLTAHADTGAATNSTIAALARLIYPAEAKALADYDVISNLPPGAAFRGPGGPPMAFALEQAIDEAALRMNVDPIALRKRWDPDPNRQRLYDWAMGLEVWRNRKPASAQSGRYRRGVAVATGYWLYLWQPGSKVEVAVKGGRLVASTATQDIGTGTRSVIANTVAREFGLEPHEIEVRIGDSRLPEGPGSGGSRVTASVVPPTLLAIAKLKTAIEANAKRKPVPGSNAPWRELLAASPDLAAASERPEDSKQMAPGIQSPLKQVGLLGWIFGFMMRRFSNLVIGAGVPSSVQVIEVEVDTWLGHVRVVHVHTGIAVGKIAAPALAHSQAAGSVIQGIGYALYEAREIDSVTGDILSGGMEDYRIPGISDTPAIDVHFDEGGFGHVLGGSVGIGEVATVPTSPAIANAVCNATGIRLTELPIRPDRLISALKGRAAA, via the coding sequence ATGAGCACGATGACGATCAACGGCCAACTCGCGCCGCTCCCCGACGATCCCGACGCGCTGCTGATCGAGGTCGTGCGCGACACGCTCGACCTGACCGGCACCAAGCTGGTGTGCGGCGCCGGCGTCTGCGGCGCCTGCACCGTGCTGCTCGACGGCGCGCCTGTGGTGAGCTGCCTGATGCCGGCGCGCGCCGCGGCCGGCAAGGCGGTCACGACGGTCGAAGGCATCGGCGCGGCAAAACTGCATCCGGTGCAGAAGGCGTTCATGGCGCACGATGCGCTGCAATGCGGATTCTGCACGCCCGGCTTCATCGTCGAGGCCGCGGCGTTTCACGACCGCTGGCGGGCGGCGAAGGGAACGGCGACGCCGTCGCGCGAGGAAATCGGCGCCGCACTTTCGGGACATCTGTGCCGCTGCGGCGCCTATGACGGCATCTTCCGCGCGGTGGCGGACGCCTGCACCGGCCGTTTCGACAGCGACGCCGTCGCTTCGCCGCCGCGGATGGAGGCGCGCGACAAGGTGACGGGCGCGGCGAAATACACCGTCGACATCCATCATGACGGCCAGCTCGAGGGCGTGATCCTGCGCTCGCCGTTCGCACATGCGCGGATCGGCGAACTCGACCTCGCGCCGGCGCGCGCCATTCCGGGCGTCGGCGCGGTGATTTCACTGCTCGACGACGACCGCGTCGTGCGCTATGTCGGCGCCCCCATCGCCGCCGTCGCCGCCAAAGATCGCAAGACCGCCCTTGCTGCGATCGGCGCCATCAGGATCGCCAGTGAAAGGCTGCCCGCGGCGATCGGCCTTGAGGAAGCGCGCAAGGCGGACGCGCCGGTCGTGTTCGAAAAGCCCGATCGCAAGAAGGCCGGCAACGTCTCCGAAGGCGGCGGTTCGCCGGCGCCGTGGAAGGGAAATATCCGCGGACCGTCGGCGGCGTTTTCCAGGAAGCCGAAGCAGGTGAAAAGCTGGGTGGCAGATGCGCATGAAGCGAAAAATCCGCTGCTGGTCGAGGGCACGTTCCGGACCGGTACGCAATCGCATGCATGCCTGGAGCCGCATGCCGCGGTGGCCCGTTTCGACGGCGACGTTCTCACCGTGCACGTCTCGACCCAGGCGGTGTTTCATCTGATGGAGCTGATCGCCAAGCGCTTCAAGCTCGATCATGACAAGGTCCGCGTCATCGCCGACCATGTCGGCGGCGGTTTTGGTTCGAAAGCGAGCCTCGGCATGGAGACCATTGCCGCGATCGAGCTCGCGCGCGCCGCCAAGGCGCCGGTCCGCATGGCCTATGACCGGCATGAAGAATTGTCCGTGACCGGCTATCGCCCGGCGGCGGAGGTGAAGATTTCGCTGCTGCCGTCCGCGCAGGGCGAATTGAAGGCGCTGTCGCTCACCGCGCATGCCGACACCGGCGCCGCGACCAACTCGACCATCGCCGCCCTGGCGCGCCTGATCTATCCGGCGGAAGCCAAGGCGCTGGCCGACTACGACGTCATCAGCAACCTGCCGCCCGGCGCCGCCTTCCGCGGTCCGGGTGGACCGCCGATGGCGTTCGCACTGGAACAGGCGATCGACGAAGCGGCGCTGCGGATGAACGTCGATCCGATCGCGCTTCGCAAGCGCTGGGATCCCGATCCCAACCGCCAGCGTCTCTACGACTGGGCGATGGGCCTCGAGGTCTGGCGCAACCGGAAACCGGCATCCGCACAAAGCGGCCGCTATCGCCGCGGCGTCGCCGTCGCCACCGGCTACTGGCTGTATCTGTGGCAGCCCGGCTCCAAGGTCGAAGTCGCGGTCAAGGGCGGGCGTCTCGTCGCCAGCACCGCGACGCAGGATATCGGCACCGGCACCCGCAGCGTGATCGCCAATACGGTCGCACGCGAGTTCGGCCTGGAGCCGCACGAGATCGAGGTGAGGATCGGCGATTCCAGATTGCCGGAAGGACCGGGGTCAGGCGGCAGCCGCGTCACGGCCTCGGTGGTTCCGCCGACGCTGCTCGCGATCGCAAAGCTGAAGACCGCGATCGAAGCCAATGCGAAACGGAAACCGGTCCCCGGCTCGAATGCGCCGTGGCGCGAGTTGCTCGCGGCCTCGCCCGATCTCGCGGCCGCCAGCGAACGCCCCGAGGACAGCAAGCAGATGGCACCCGGAATCCAGTCGCCGCTGAAGCAGGTCGGCCTGCTCGGCTGGATCTTCGGCTTCATGATGCGGCGCTTCTCCAATCTCGTGATCGGGGCCGGCGTGCCGAGCTCGGTGCAGGTGATCGAGGTCGAGGTCGATACCTGGCTTGGGCATGTCCGCGTCGTCCACGTGCACACCGGCATTGCCGTCGGCAAGATCGCCGCACCCGCGCTGGCCCACAGCCAGGCCGCGGGCTCGGTGATCCAGGGCATCGGCTACGCCCTCTACGAAGCGCGCGAGATCGACTCCGTCACCGGCGACATTCTCTCGGGCGGGATGGAGGACTACCGGATTCCCGGAATCTCCGACACTCCCGCGATCGACGTGCATTTCGACGAAGGCGGCTTCGGCCACGTGCTCGGCGGCAGCGTCGGCATCGGCGAAGTCGCTACCGTGCCGACCTCGCCCGCGATCGCCAACGCCGTCTGCAACGCGACCGGCATCCGGCTGACCGAGTTGCCGATCCGGCCCGACCGCCTGATATCCGCACTCAAAGGGAGGGCCGCCGCATGA